The Lycorma delicatula isolate Av1 chromosome 2, ASM4794821v1, whole genome shotgun sequence DNA window TTAGAAAGTGATGAGATCACATTTACAGTATACTCCTAAATTGTTATTAAACTGTATCACACAAGTTGTCTCGGCTTtctttttaatgtgaaataaattacattatgatAATACTTTTTACTGATTTGAAGTTGTGGCTGGTATGATAGTGAATTGTAGTggtgttaattttcttaatattatactgattagtattttaatttgtaatctttgaagaatcattttattgaaaaaaatatgcttCATATTTGTACACAAAACCTAACCAAACCTTTTATATACACAAAACCAAGAACATAGAAGTAGCTAGAGACATGGGTGTAACAAAAACTAAAAGTGAAGAAAAGGAATTCAAAAGAGTGATTAAAATGCCAGAAATGACAATGAAATTCAGTGTGAAGAGAATAGGGAAACAGATGAAGTTTAAGAAGAAACAAATCAAGAAAGACAAATTATTGTAAGTGTGGAACGAGATaggaaaattaacaagaaatacaagaaaaaaatcaaaatcttggaagaagaaaaaaaagccaGTTTGGTTGAAAGATTATGAAACAAGCTTTGTGAGTCAATACAGAAGACAATTAATGACCTATGCTGAAACAATGAAATGTGCTTCGAATAAATGGTCTAAAGCTATAAAGGCAAAAttgaagattttaaatgaaaataataatagatggACTAAACTAAAATCATCtgagaataaaaaagtaagaagtgATCAAGGCTAAATGGGTGTTTAAAGGAAAGAAGTTGAGAAGGGTAGTGTACAATATAAAGCATTGGTGGGTAGAGGTTTCCAACAGATGAATGATGTCTAAAGTTGAGTCGACCAGTCAACCAAGATGGATGTGAAAGGAATGTTTTTTCATGGTGAAATACAATAGGAAGTATATAGTATTACCAGATGGAGTTGAAACTAGTAGTagcaaaatctgaaaattaaataaatctatttaaggACTTAAGAAGTTACTGAGATTGgaatattaaattctgtaatgcaaaaagaaggttttattagaagtaaaaatgattattgtTTGTACATGAAgtgtgtaaataatgaaaaatatttttattattatatgtggatgatttactaatttttaatactagTGAAAGAGAAGTAGTTAAACTAACATCTACActaattgaaaatttcaaaatgaaagatCATGAtatgatatttaacttttttgctATAAATGTCAAACAAGATATATTGGAAGGTAcaggttttattaatttcattgaggAGGTgtgtttgcaataaaattatGACATTTGCATAGAACGTCAAGATTGATATATAAGTTTCTTGCGTATAGCTATGGTTGATagctaaaaccttttttttatattgttgtattctctgttggaaagttaattaaatgtacatttcaataaataaaagatttatgcaATAGACTTTTTTCTGGTTGTCTTATAACAGTACATATATGATGTCTTTTGAGTTTTTCCAGTAGAATTATTAGAAAAGTTGTCCAAAATACTACAGacatcttttgttaaattttctttaagattttcCAAATGTTTTGATTGAGCCTGAGAGATTAAACTATgtgtttcaatattaaaaatttttcaaacaaatcctgaaaaaattttattacttggcATGATCTCTGTAATGAGCCAAGCTTTGTTGTTCCTTACGTATAGTTTCAAAGTTATTTTCCCCAGAATTTCATCAGTTtcattgtgtaaaattttaaatagaaaattatttcctGGACAGGACTGACATTCGTCCAAcatacattcattattttcagaTCATATATAAGCAAATCTAGTAAATCATTATCAGTATTCTGTTTTCATCCTTCAATAATTACTTTCACATTCAGGTTTAACAGAAATTACAAACCACTTAAGCCTTAAAGCACAAAAAGCAAACTTTTCAATTATATGATCAGGATATGtctttttaattaacaactaGTTTTAAAATGAACATAAGTCAGTTTTGATTTATACTTTTCCACTCCCTATTTAGAGgcttctaaaatatatatatatactcctacGTCTCAGGCTTTTTCAGGAAGTAGCCTCATATGAAGGTTCTGCCCTGAAAAAAGAATGTGAACGTAGGTTTCTATTTCTCTCCAAAAATATCTAGTTCCAAAGTtagaaattcaaaacattatgaaacattcttataaaaaaccctgttttcaACTCTCTAAATGTGATAACactatgataaaaaataagtcaATTTTATGAGCAACTACCTTTTGGCAATTTGAAATGGATTAGCTTCTTTATTGCTTACTGCGCAAATAAAGATGCTTAGAGTTAAGTTCAGGAGGTGTGTTGAGTTGCTGAAAATGAACCATCTGAATTACAGATTGACAATTTTACAGCTACAGAATGAGAATACGTTTGTTGTGATACTACAAAATGCTCTGTTTTGCATCATGCTTCCAATTTTGGGTACTTTTCCAAGTATGCTAGTGCATTAATCATTATTCCTTATAGCATTAAGTTGATCACCAGAACCCTAACCATCTTAAATTGGACTATAACTTGCACAGTGTGACATAGTTTGTATTTTGCGATTTTAGATGTCATCATTTAAGTGATTGTCATTTGATTGATCTATGGAGTGTTATAGAACACCTATGTTTTTTTGctagtaacatttaaattaaaaaaaatctctttcagcATGTCGAAAGGCatgatttcaccagtgctaagtagggaataaaaaagatttccgccttaaagttaagaaaaacttcaaatttactcaatacgacaatggttgcatgtgaaaaaagtttcatatgtttaacatatgacaaaccccatcttcttacaattccagcaacattttggtcatatcaaaaattgttttaaacaaaagcttaatgtttagaggattaacgatcactttaaaacgattcgatgcTGTATTAAgggagttataaattttttttgtcttcgaaacccaattttttccacacccggggtcaatggttggtgatatcaaaaagctttacttagataagttttaggcccttatgcaaaaaatagtaggaactttaaacgaattcaatattttacttaataagatagttatagtgatattttgttttttttttaaaaagcccccatttccatccccatggtatgattttttccattaatgaaCTAGATTGAGATGttggatcattatattttatgtatcaatttgaagatgattggtgcaaaattatggcagttatcatgtccacaagaaggtgaaatatatatataaacttttgaacttgattttggggtctggggaatgtgaaactcgaagatttgtcaaaattttccagaagtttaATCATGGTGTTCATTACAGCACATAGCTTTCTTATGAGATCTACCTAAAATTCATCATATATAGTTTATCAAAAATATCCAACTGACCCTGCTTTCATTTGTTTACATGGTCTTTGAGTAACACATATTGTGGTcagtatgtataaattttttaacttaaatcttaatcaacaattttaatttgagCTACCCCGAACCAGAAACATCTTCAAAGAATAGTTCATAATCAGGGATGGTTCaatgttgaaacattttttttttgttttttcatccattttattaACACATTACAAAAAACTGTTGTCTATGAATTTCAGTTGGTATTACATTCTGTATGTTCAGAAAATGTATTACTACCAAAATTTTATAAGCAGCATCAACTTCTATTATTGTCctgttttaaaactttatgtaaTGCAAGTGATCAGCAATGCAGATTTatcaacttaaagaaaaatttcagaacaatttAACTTTTTAGGTAGTTGTCATACTTAGATATACAGGCTTTATACATATAACAGTTAAATAAGAACAGAATATTTCAGTTTAAcatgttattacatttttctcattttgaaaATGGAGTAAAGTTGTCAGGCAGGCGTCCTTTTCAaaactaagtaattttaaatgatttctaacagGTAATTTATGAGtttattgttaaagaaatagtagagtttcttttaatctaaaaatacattaattttaattgactttAAGTAATATCTTATCTTTTCAGTTAGTAATCATTTCCTGTTGTCTTTTTTATGTTACTGAAACAATGATCAGTTTTTAGACATTTTGagtattgaaagtttttttttttttcagcacaGTTATATGGCTGTCTAGATGTGTTTCTGTACATCAGTCTTTTCTCAGGTTCTGAAAAAAGTATTCTGATTACTGCTTTAATAAAGACATCTGGTTTCagaagttttaacttttttacatatatttttattggagATTGGAACAATCTTACACTCAGTTTGTTGttcttttatagtatttttagcactatgttgactttttttttcatttactcaaaacttcttaagaaaaaatgaatgggAAGTGATCATTATGACTGACAGATAAGGGTGAAAcaatgtacttaaaaattaaagatgtttaattttgttaggtagattgtaaaataagaaatattctcTAAATTTGTGTATCATCTAATTGAATATCCTAAGTATTACCTTACCTAATTTGTTGATttgattaataatgataattatagccatttttaaattacgttacCTTGAATCTAAATATGATCCACATATGTTGGTGGTCTGCCACTAGTATGACAGTTGCTGCCTAATATATTCAGTGGAGTCCAGCAACAGCAACTGCTGACTGGTACCTCCTTTAAtggaaatgataataatttttatcattcatgatctataatgataatttttattaaaatatttggtattAGGAGAAGAAAATGTCTTCAGTAATAACAAAGAGTAGCAtggtttctaatttttatacttcattataaTGAATTTCTGCTTTTCAGAATGGTGTGTGATAAATGTGAGAAAAAGTTAGGCAAGGTGGTTACACCTGATCCATGGAAAAGTGGTGCTCGAAATACTGTTGAAAGTGGTGGAAGAAAGGTTGGAGAAAACAAAGCAATTAGCGGTAACAAAAGCCGTTTCAATCCGTATACATCCAAATTTGAAGCGTGTAGAATTTGTAGACAGAAAGTCCATCAAGTTGGATCACATTACTGTCAAGCATGTGCATATAAAAAAGGAATCTGTGCTATGTGTGGAAAGAAACTTATTGACACTAAAAACTATAAACAGTCTtctgcgtaaaatttattatttaagtgatttatactttcattattattaagtaaGAATAATTGTATATTACTATGTAACATctgaaaactgtaaattatttttattatcaaaagtgTTACGTTTGATTATTGTTAAGCTCCAgtatttagaaagtaaaaataaattgcctaatttttaaaattaaaacttgcaaaaaagtgaatttaattatttttttaaacatagataATCGTTATGTCCCATGTTTTTCTTATTAGAATTGGTATAAGAAAACAGAAacttaagaacattttttttgttctttcttaaacgtaaaactgttttaaagataaagacaatcaaaatttactattttataatatttaattgatttgagGTAGAAATTTTTATCTGTGTGTTGCATTAAATCATTATGAAAGTTCAATCGATTGTTAATTATGTActgtaaggaaatatttttatgaaatttcgttAAACTAGTCTTTAAACAGCTGCTAAATTGAT harbors:
- the LOC142319033 gene encoding cysteine-rich PDZ-binding protein, translating into MVCDKCEKKLGKVVTPDPWKSGARNTVESGGRKVGENKAISGNKSRFNPYTSKFEACRICRQKVHQVGSHYCQACAYKKGICAMCGKKLIDTKNYKQSSA